A single genomic interval of Suncus etruscus isolate mSunEtr1 chromosome 10, mSunEtr1.pri.cur, whole genome shotgun sequence harbors:
- the LOC126020292 gene encoding endogenous retrovirus group K member 113 Gag polyprotein-like — protein sequence MGSTLSTEEKFVQSLQDELISRKVHVSKADLYQFFNILHKASPWFVFTAPKIARSTWLKIGQDLTDFCNTQNDSAFKDCILQYWKLLDGLITAAPISSSCAAIIKEGQAILTNASRSHTPSSPMSPSPETFRPPPYAPVPADSSASSSFVAITQAPSPDHLSPEDAATLDAAAAAYTARSPSDPPAPSHSFSPPSTASQLQHTIDKLCSSLNQVLSKLQSPSPPQVYPALLKPKEQPPSQHPMITRSRARPRSRRTTPARPAAQADGEAADDPDGNVIEADDEADADENQSAGEEEAAVSGDASPPDADAPTQRATGRIFQEDIEIKELDQGSLKEVRKAVLEYGPQAPYTLSCLESLSYGGALFPIEWRITVRRCLKPQDIVLWEAEFQNNCKDLAGPSKKEYLQLSGSVPYDTMQAQRRLPYHILSLTSQAALKAWKAVGSSSGPALPLAKILQADDEPYHAFISRLLEAIDRTTGITDTSNPFIKQLAFENANPACRQILKGPKLSRSLEDMISLCKNAHSFATQVAGALVAFQNQSKGKICYSCGQPGHFAGQCPQRRLPDIQAGSTSERPSLCPRCRRGRHWRSSCRATTDIEGNFLGENPLLKQRPGQSKNSGRGRPQTPHQQPRHIPFVPATGGTTGTPSRQIQVHYQRLPSQTQNCDPQPPPSSGPPPVQQDLTCVPPPPSY from the coding sequence atgggctctacactcagtaccGAGGAAAAATTCGTTCAATCCCTTCAGGATGAACTTATATCCAGGAAGGTTCATGTTTCTAAGGCAGACCTTTATCAATTTTTTAACATCCTTCATAAAGCTTCCCCTTGGTTTGTGTTTACCGCCCCTAAGATCGCCCGTTCCACTTGGTTGAAAATTGGGCAGGATTTGACGGATTTTTGTAACACACAAAATGATTCTGCTTTTAAGGACTGCATTCTTCAATATTGGAAACTCCTCGATGGCCTTATTACTGCAGCTCCTATCTCTTCCTCCTGCGCCGCTATCATCAAAGAGGGACAGGCTATCCTTACTAATGCTTCACGTTCTCATACTCCCTCCTCTCCCATGTCCCCCTCGCCTGAGACCTTTCGGCCCCCGCCATACGCCCCTGTTCCTGCAGATTCCTCTGCCTCGTCCTCTTTCGTTGCCATTACTCAGGCTCCTTCTCCCGACCACCTCTCTCCTGAAGACGCAGCCACGCTTGACGCAGCGGCTGCTGCTTACACTGCCCGCTCCCCGTCTGACCCCCCTGCTCCCTCCCACagcttttctcctccctccactGCCTCACAGCTCCAGCACACCATTGATAAACTCTGCTCTTCTCTCAATCAAGTTCTCTCTAAGTTACAGTCCCCTAGTCCTCCTCAGGTTTACCCTGCCCTCCTTAAGCCTAAGGAGCAGCCTCCTTCTCAGCACCCTATGATCACACGTTCCCGTGCTCGGCCCCGTTCCCGTAGAACTACCCCTGCGCGCCCTGCTGCGCAGGCGGATGGCGAGGCTGCTGACGACCCTGATGGAAACGTTATTGAGGCCGATGACGAAGCTGACGCAGATGAAAATCAATCTGCGGGCGAGGAGGAGGCTGCCGTCTCCGGCGATGCCTCTCCTCCTGATGCCGACGCTCCCACCCAACGAGCTACCGGCCGTATTTTTCAAGAGGACATTGAAATTAAGGAACTCGATCAGGGCTCCCTTAAGGAAGTCCGCAAGGCCGTCCTTGAGTACGGTCCCCAGGCTCCCTATACCCTTTCTTGCCTTGAATCTCTCTCCTATGGCGGCGCTCTTTTTCCTATAGAATGGCGCATAACTGTCCGCCGCTGCCTTAAGCCCCAGGATATTGTCCTCTGGGAGgctgaatttcaaaataattgcaAGGACCTTGCGGGACCCAGTAAAAAGGAGTATCTCcaactttctggctctgtgccctatGACACTATGCAGGCTCAGCGCCGCCTTCCCTATCACATTCTCAGTTTAACCTCTCAAGCTGCTCTTAAGGCATGGAAAGCTGTCGGCTCTTCCTCGGGCCCTGCTCTTCCTCTTGCAAAAATCTTGCAGGCAGATGATGAGCCTTATCACGCCTTCATCTCCCGTCTCCTTGAGGCTATTGATCGTACCACCGGAATCACTGATACCTCTAATCCTTTCATCAAGCAGCTTGCCTTTGAAAATGCTAATCCTGCCTGCCGCCAAATTCTTAAAGGTCCCAAGCTCTCCCGCTCCCTAGAGGACATGATCTCTCTTTGTAAAAATGCTCATTCTTTTGCTACCCAAGTGGCTGGTGCCCTTGTCGCTTTTCAAAACCAGTCTAAAGGTAAAATCTGTTATTCTTGTGGCCAGCCTGGTCACTTCGCGGGTCAGTGTCCCCAGCGCAGGCTGCCTGACATACAGGCAGGCTCCACTTCTGAACGCCCTTCCCTTTGCCCCCGCTGTCGGCGCGGGCGCCACTGGAGATCCTCCTGTCGCGCTAccactgacattgagggaaattTTCTGGGTGAAAACCCACTCCTGAAACAGCGCCCAGGCCAGTCAAAAAACTCCGGCAGGGGTCGCCCCCAGACCCCGCACCAACAGCCTCGTCACATTCCTTTTGTCCCAGCCACTGGGGGAACGACTGGGACTCCCTCTCGCCAAATCCAAGTTCACTATCAGCGCCTCCCCTCCCAAACCCAGAACTGCGACCCTCAACCTCCTCCCTCTTCCGGGCCACCCCCGGTTCAGCAGGACTTGACTTGTGTTCCGCCACCCCCCTCTTATTAA